The following proteins come from a genomic window of Paenibacillus swuensis:
- the cls gene encoding cardiolipin synthase — protein sequence MATILILEFRHPSKTIAWMFILFIFPIIGFVMYYFLAKEYKHRRRVRRKGSLISKEVREFVFKEANIVRKPEDVCNDEFMEQHRLFGLLQALPDSPITTCNETQVLTNAEQTYEAIFRAIEGAKHHVHVEYYIFQPDKIGTKFRDLLIRKAQEGVEVRLIVDGVGSHNLGAKFLKPLKDAGIEQHFFLPPMVAFFDKRVNYRNHRKIVVVDGLTGFLGGINIGDEHLGANEILGFWRDTHLRVTGDAVYFLQHTFLTDWAFVSKRKITHLEYFPKHGCVGKEQVQIISSGPDVQWDSILEMIFGAITVAKKRIWIASPYFIPDDSIYMALKTAAVSGLDVRLVLPGIPDSRLVELAAMSYLEELMQAGVRVFSYQKGFIHAKIMVIDNMLATVGTANMDMRSFFSNFELNAVMFDKKSIRRIEEDFQQDLKDSKELDLKEFSMRSRMQRSKEVLARLLSPLL from the coding sequence ATGGCAACCATATTAATACTTGAATTCCGGCATCCGTCGAAGACGATCGCTTGGATGTTTATTCTGTTTATTTTTCCAATTATCGGATTTGTTATGTATTATTTTTTGGCCAAAGAGTACAAGCACCGTCGCAGAGTACGTCGGAAAGGGAGTCTCATATCCAAGGAGGTTCGAGAGTTTGTCTTTAAAGAGGCGAATATCGTGCGCAAGCCGGAAGATGTGTGTAATGACGAATTCATGGAACAGCATAGGTTATTCGGGTTATTGCAGGCTTTGCCGGACTCCCCAATAACAACTTGTAATGAAACGCAGGTGCTTACAAACGCGGAGCAGACGTACGAAGCGATCTTTCGAGCGATTGAAGGGGCCAAGCATCATGTGCACGTGGAGTATTACATATTTCAGCCGGACAAAATAGGGACGAAGTTCAGAGATTTGCTCATTCGCAAAGCGCAAGAGGGCGTTGAGGTGCGGCTGATAGTGGACGGGGTAGGCAGCCATAATCTGGGGGCTAAATTTCTTAAGCCGCTTAAAGACGCGGGTATCGAGCAGCATTTCTTTCTGCCGCCGATGGTTGCTTTTTTCGACAAGAGAGTGAACTATCGCAATCATCGCAAAATCGTCGTCGTAGACGGTCTCACGGGATTTCTTGGCGGTATTAATATTGGGGACGAGCATCTTGGAGCCAATGAAATATTGGGATTCTGGAGAGATACGCATTTACGGGTTACGGGAGACGCTGTGTATTTTCTGCAACATACGTTCCTTACGGACTGGGCTTTTGTCAGCAAAAGAAAGATTACGCATCTGGAATATTTCCCGAAGCATGGTTGCGTGGGCAAGGAACAGGTACAGATTATTTCCAGCGGTCCCGATGTACAGTGGGATTCCATTCTGGAGATGATATTCGGGGCGATTACCGTTGCCAAAAAGAGAATCTGGATCGCCTCGCCTTATTTCATCCCGGATGACAGCATCTATATGGCTCTCAAAACCGCGGCGGTCAGCGGGCTGGACGTGCGGTTAGTGCTGCCCGGTATTCCTGATTCCAGATTGGTTGAACTAGCGGCTATGTCTTATCTGGAAGAATTGATGCAAGCAGGGGTGCGGGTGTTCTCGTACCAGAAGGGGTTTATTCACGCGAAAATCATGGTCATCGACAACATGCTGGCCACGGTGGGGACGGCGAATATGGATATGCGAAGCTTCTTCAGCAATTTCGAATTAAACGCCGTCATGTTTGACAAGAAATCGATTAGACGTATAGAAGAGGATTTTCAGCAGGATTTGAAAGACAGCAAAGAATTAGACCTCAAGGAATTTTCCATGAGGTCCCGAATGCAGAGAAGCAAGGAAGTATTGGCCAGATTGCTGTCGCCGTTATTGTAA
- the ligD gene encoding non-homologous end-joining DNA ligase, protein MCAAKGKKGVVIVEGCEITVSNPDKYLWPDQQITKADYLSKLAALSPYLLKYCDNRYLTTIRWPNGIDGKSFYQKNCPEPTPEFVSTASLDGIDYVNLDSLPTLLWLGNLACLEFHPSFNYINDPLPAEWVIDIDPSLEVEPRIMEAAYLVGEVLDSLKIQAVPKTSGATGVQIYVPIERGITFDELRKIGQFIGEFLVKSHPNLFTIERLKKNRGDLIYIDYLQHYSGKTLSAPYTPRARPFAPVSTPLKWEELKMGITAQDFHLFNIQERLHTYGDLIQEVPAQNLYSILQHLK, encoded by the coding sequence ATGTGCGCTGCTAAAGGAAAGAAAGGCGTTGTCATCGTTGAAGGCTGTGAAATTACCGTATCCAACCCGGATAAATATTTATGGCCCGATCAACAGATCACCAAGGCGGATTACCTTTCCAAGCTGGCCGCGTTGTCGCCTTATTTATTGAAGTATTGCGACAATCGGTATTTGACAACCATCCGTTGGCCGAACGGGATTGACGGAAAGTCTTTCTATCAGAAAAATTGCCCTGAGCCTACACCTGAATTCGTCAGCACAGCTTCCTTGGACGGCATTGATTATGTAAATCTGGACTCTCTCCCGACCCTGTTATGGCTTGGGAATTTGGCCTGTCTGGAATTTCACCCCTCCTTTAATTACATCAACGATCCCCTGCCTGCCGAATGGGTGATTGATATCGACCCTTCCCTTGAAGTCGAACCCCGCATCATGGAAGCCGCTTATCTTGTTGGCGAAGTGCTCGATTCACTAAAGATTCAGGCAGTACCAAAGACGTCAGGCGCCACCGGCGTCCAGATTTATGTCCCGATCGAACGCGGCATCACTTTCGACGAATTGCGGAAAATCGGGCAATTCATCGGAGAATTTCTGGTCAAGTCCCACCCGAACCTATTCACGATTGAACGCTTGAAGAAGAACCGAGGCGACCTCATTTATATCGATTATTTACAGCATTATTCCGGCAAAACCTTGTCCGCCCCCTATACCCCTCGGGCACGCCCTTTCGCGCCGGTGTCGACTCCGCTTAAATGGGAGGAACTAAAGATGGGCATTACCGCGCAAGACTTCCACCTGTTTAATATCCAGGAACGATTACATACATACGGGGACCTCATTCAGGAGGTCCCCGCTCAGAATCTGTATTCTATTCTCCAACATCTGAAGTAA
- a CDS encoding ATP-dependent DNA ligase, which produces MIPLPGNPMAPILQEAIPEGDDWGYQIKWDGVRLLSAVGNGKVDLYSRKMLLKNSVYPEVAQRLSSLKGELLLDGEAVVIDPVLQRPVFQKVLQRERTRSATGIKDMMERSPVVYVLFDLLYEDGEDLRKLPYAERHQRLLARFPDKHPNLLVSDLFHDGAALWNWVSTNGWEGIVSKRLSGSYKEGKKHKDWFKKKITVNLTVDIVGVTVREGQVASLVMAVDGVYFGRVSLGLNVGHKRRIMQYIQDHPLDQRPFHALPADLKGETVLWTSQPFPCPVTGLEITSAGLLRHPQIVKVPEV; this is translated from the coding sequence ATGATTCCATTGCCCGGAAACCCGATGGCTCCGATCCTTCAGGAAGCCATTCCTGAAGGAGACGACTGGGGGTATCAAATCAAGTGGGACGGAGTTCGGTTACTGTCCGCCGTGGGGAACGGCAAAGTCGATCTCTATTCCCGGAAGATGTTGCTTAAAAATTCCGTGTATCCTGAAGTGGCGCAGCGCCTCTCTTCCCTGAAGGGAGAGCTTCTTCTGGACGGGGAAGCGGTCGTCATTGATCCTGTGCTGCAACGTCCTGTCTTCCAGAAGGTGCTCCAACGGGAACGTACCCGCTCCGCCACAGGAATCAAGGACATGATGGAACGCAGTCCCGTCGTTTATGTCCTGTTCGACTTGCTTTACGAAGATGGCGAGGATCTGCGGAAGCTTCCTTACGCCGAGCGCCATCAACGTCTGCTTGCCCGGTTTCCGGACAAGCATCCGAATCTGTTGGTGAGCGATTTATTCCATGACGGGGCCGCCCTATGGAACTGGGTCAGCACCAACGGCTGGGAAGGCATCGTCAGCAAGCGGCTGTCCGGTTCTTATAAAGAAGGGAAGAAACACAAGGATTGGTTTAAGAAGAAAATTACGGTGAACTTGACGGTGGATATTGTCGGCGTCACGGTGCGGGAAGGTCAAGTCGCAAGTCTGGTCATGGCTGTCGACGGTGTTTATTTCGGACGCGTATCGCTGGGTCTGAATGTAGGCCATAAAAGGAGAATCATGCAGTATATCCAGGACCATCCCTTGGATCAACGGCCCTTTCACGCTTTACCTGCCGATCTGAAAGGGGAAACGGTGCTATGGACAAGCCAACCTTTCCCTTGCCCGGTTACCGGATTGGAAATTACATCGGCCGGACTGCTCCGCCACCCTCAAATCGTTAAAGTACCTGAAGTTTAG
- the ku gene encoding non-homologous end joining protein Ku — MHTVWKGAISFGLVHVPVKMFSATEDKDISMRYIHKDCGSPLAYIRKCPVHDVEVEWEDIAKGYEYEKGRFVLFEKDELESIGSAGNKEIKILDFVDLNEIDPIYFQKTYYLSPDSAGANAYNLLLEAMRQSGKIGIAQISIRSKSSMAAIRVIDNCISMETIFYPDEIRPISQVPNLPQAIQVNDKELTMAKMLIEQLSTPFEPGKYKDQYREDLMNLIQAKVAGEEIKVAPQQQQTNVIDLMSALQASLAAAPPAGKGAASAEAAPEEKKKRKTKAKAKDIG, encoded by the coding sequence ATGCATACGGTTTGGAAAGGCGCCATTTCCTTTGGCCTGGTTCACGTCCCTGTTAAGATGTTCTCCGCTACGGAAGACAAAGACATCTCCATGCGCTACATACATAAAGATTGCGGTTCGCCGCTGGCTTATATCCGAAAATGTCCCGTGCATGATGTGGAAGTGGAATGGGAAGACATCGCAAAGGGTTATGAGTATGAGAAAGGCCGTTTCGTTCTGTTTGAGAAGGATGAACTGGAGTCCATCGGTTCCGCGGGAAACAAAGAAATTAAAATACTGGACTTCGTGGATTTGAATGAAATTGATCCGATCTATTTCCAGAAAACGTATTACCTCTCACCGGATTCAGCGGGAGCCAACGCCTATAATCTATTGCTGGAAGCCATGCGCCAATCCGGTAAAATCGGTATCGCTCAAATCTCCATTCGTTCCAAAAGCTCCATGGCGGCCATCCGTGTAATAGATAACTGTATTTCCATGGAAACGATCTTCTATCCGGATGAAATTCGCCCGATTTCCCAAGTTCCGAACCTGCCTCAGGCGATCCAAGTGAACGATAAAGAGTTGACGATGGCCAAAATGTTGATCGAACAGTTGTCGACACCGTTCGAACCGGGTAAGTATAAGGATCAATACCGAGAGGATCTGATGAACCTGATACAAGCCAAAGTCGCGGGCGAGGAAATTAAAGTTGCTCCTCAGCAGCAACAGACCAATGTCATTGACCTGATGTCCGCATTGCAAGCTTCCCTCGCCGCCGCCCCACCGGCTGGAAAAGGCGCAGCATCCGCCGAAGCTGCTCCCGAAGAGAAGAAGAAACGTAAAACGAAAGCGAAAGCCAAAGATATCGGATGA
- the tsaE gene encoding tRNA (adenosine(37)-N6)-threonylcarbamoyltransferase complex ATPase subunit type 1 TsaE — protein sequence MLGVSFVFAEPVGYEFIARTEEDTLRLAALLAGRIQAGTIVALDGDLGAGKTRFSKAFAEAMGVPGVVNSPTFTIIKEYRGEVFPLYHMDVYRISEEEAGDLGLDEYFYGDGVTIVEWASIVEDLLPAERLSMFIEHLGGEERRFRIDARGEPYVHWCEALEEAGVVRKR from the coding sequence ATGTTAGGAGTGAGCTTTGTGTTCGCAGAGCCTGTAGGCTATGAGTTTATAGCAAGAACGGAAGAAGATACGTTAAGATTGGCCGCGCTTCTGGCCGGGCGCATTCAGGCAGGTACGATTGTGGCGCTGGACGGCGATTTAGGCGCGGGGAAGACGCGGTTTTCGAAAGCTTTCGCAGAGGCTATGGGCGTACCCGGGGTCGTGAACAGTCCGACATTTACCATTATTAAAGAATACCGGGGGGAGGTATTTCCCCTTTATCATATGGATGTATATCGTATTTCGGAAGAAGAGGCCGGCGATCTGGGACTGGATGAATATTTCTATGGAGACGGTGTGACGATCGTGGAATGGGCAAGCATTGTGGAAGATTTGCTCCCCGCGGAACGGCTTTCCATGTTCATTGAACATCTGGGCGGCGAGGAGCGGCGGTTTCGAATCGATGCCCGCGGGGAACCTTATGTTCATTGGTGCGAGGCATTGGAAGAAGCCGGTGTTGTACGGAAGAGGTAG
- the tsaB gene encoding tRNA (adenosine(37)-N6)-threonylcarbamoyltransferase complex dimerization subunit type 1 TsaB: MSDSREHNKAVDKHSRILAMDTSTSSMSVAVLEGNRMLEEVNSFAERNHSLYLLPIIQQLLGALNMQVSDLDGIAVGRGPGSYTGVRIGVTVGKTLAWANRIPVIGVSSLEALSYGSRGMCKGERGDALSNEWIVPLMDARRGQAYTALFRCRRDGSGWERMAEDAVLLVEPWLQELKKRMTGEQLPERVVFVGELEKFTELIHAFGEAAGVEVQISDRSIRAEHIGQLAFEQWSSGMQEDTHAFVPNYTQLAEAEVNLKAAKK, from the coding sequence GTGAGCGATTCAAGGGAACATAACAAAGCTGTAGACAAGCATAGCCGCATTTTAGCGATGGATACTTCCACCTCGTCGATGTCGGTAGCGGTATTGGAAGGCAACCGGATGCTGGAAGAAGTAAATTCGTTCGCGGAGCGGAATCATTCCTTATATCTTCTTCCGATTATCCAGCAATTGTTGGGCGCGTTGAATATGCAGGTGTCCGATCTGGACGGGATTGCCGTAGGTCGGGGACCCGGCTCCTATACAGGGGTGCGCATCGGCGTAACGGTAGGCAAAACGTTGGCGTGGGCAAACCGGATTCCTGTCATCGGGGTGTCGAGCTTGGAGGCGCTTAGCTATGGAAGCAGGGGAATGTGCAAGGGAGAACGTGGCGATGCCCTGAGCAATGAGTGGATCGTACCTCTGATGGATGCCCGCCGAGGTCAGGCTTATACGGCGCTATTCCGTTGCCGTAGGGATGGATCGGGTTGGGAACGCATGGCTGAGGATGCGGTACTCCTTGTTGAACCGTGGTTACAGGAACTGAAGAAACGTATGACCGGAGAACAATTGCCGGAACGGGTTGTGTTTGTCGGAGAACTTGAGAAGTTTACGGAGCTTATTCATGCGTTCGGGGAAGCAGCCGGAGTTGAAGTGCAGATCTCAGACCGCTCTATACGCGCGGAACATATCGGTCAATTGGCGTTTGAGCAATGGTCTTCGGGCATGCAGGAGGATACTCACGCTTTTGTGCCGAATTATACACAGTTGGCGGAAGCCGAAGTGAATCTTAAAGCGGCGAAGAAGTAA
- the rimI gene encoding ribosomal protein S18-alanine N-acetyltransferase, which translates to MLDAKFHAQETEGLAFRPMRVEDIPSICVIEEESFSTPWTSGAFYNELTNNHFAKYIVMEIQGEIAGYGGMWLIMDEAHVTNVAVREPFRGRKLGERMMREMQATAVSSGAVKMTLEVRVSNRVAQNLYEKLGFTQAGVRKGYYSDNQEDALIMWADLPLK; encoded by the coding sequence ATGTTGGACGCTAAATTTCATGCGCAAGAGACTGAAGGCTTGGCATTTCGGCCTATGCGGGTCGAGGACATTCCAAGCATCTGTGTCATCGAGGAAGAATCATTCAGCACGCCTTGGACATCGGGTGCTTTCTATAATGAATTGACGAACAATCATTTTGCAAAGTATATCGTTATGGAAATTCAAGGGGAAATCGCCGGATATGGCGGCATGTGGCTTATTATGGACGAGGCGCATGTTACGAATGTCGCTGTTCGCGAACCTTTCCGCGGCCGCAAGTTGGGTGAACGGATGATGCGGGAAATGCAGGCTACGGCCGTAAGTTCAGGTGCCGTTAAGATGACGCTCGAGGTGCGCGTCTCCAATCGGGTTGCCCAAAACTTATACGAAAAGCTGGGCTTCACACAAGCCGGTGTGCGCAAGGGCTATTACAGCGATAACCAGGAAGATGCGCTGATTATGTGGGCGGATTTACCTTTGAAGTAA
- the tsaD gene encoding tRNA (adenosine(37)-N6)-threonylcarbamoyltransferase complex transferase subunit TsaD produces the protein MTETTSDRPCRILAIETSCDETAVAIVEDGTKVLVSLISSQIETHRQFGGVVPEVASRKHVESITRIIEDALNEADMTLRDMDAIAVTQGPGLIGALLIGSVAAKALALSAGLPLIAVHHIAGHIYANRLVQPLAYPLLALVVSGGHTELVSIERPGRFEIIGRTRDDAVGEAYDKVARALGFPYPGGPHVDRLAVESAQVMPLPRAWLEPGSYDFSFSGLKSAVLAALNTAKMKGEAVDPAALARGFQESVIDVLVEKSMRAVKALGAKQLLLCGGVAANKGLRTALAARCEAEGVPLAVPPLALCTDNAAMIGAAAYLKWQTGEFADLNFKAEPGLSLEEWSVRAD, from the coding sequence ATGACGGAGACAACATCGGATCGGCCATGCCGAATCCTTGCAATAGAAACAAGCTGTGATGAAACGGCTGTGGCGATTGTCGAAGACGGCACTAAAGTGTTGGTCAGTCTGATTTCAAGTCAGATTGAGACCCATCGTCAATTCGGCGGCGTGGTGCCTGAAGTGGCTTCACGTAAGCATGTGGAGTCCATTACACGGATTATTGAAGACGCGTTGAACGAAGCGGACATGACCCTGCGGGATATGGACGCCATCGCGGTAACCCAAGGGCCCGGACTAATCGGGGCCTTGTTAATCGGGAGTGTCGCGGCGAAGGCGCTCGCGCTGTCAGCCGGCCTGCCGCTGATTGCCGTGCACCATATCGCGGGACACATTTACGCCAACCGGCTGGTCCAGCCGCTGGCGTATCCGCTTCTCGCTCTGGTGGTGTCCGGCGGACACACCGAGCTTGTGTCGATCGAGCGCCCTGGGCGCTTTGAAATCATAGGCCGGACGCGGGATGACGCGGTGGGTGAGGCCTATGATAAGGTTGCGCGGGCGCTCGGGTTCCCTTATCCAGGCGGTCCGCATGTCGACCGCCTGGCCGTGGAATCGGCGCAAGTCATGCCGCTGCCGCGGGCATGGCTTGAGCCGGGCTCTTACGATTTCAGCTTCAGCGGGCTGAAATCGGCTGTCTTGGCCGCGCTGAATACGGCCAAGATGAAAGGCGAAGCCGTCGATCCGGCAGCGCTGGCGCGGGGCTTTCAGGAGTCCGTCATCGATGTTCTCGTAGAGAAATCGATGCGGGCGGTGAAAGCCCTGGGCGCGAAGCAGCTGCTGCTCTGCGGCGGCGTCGCCGCCAACAAGGGCCTGCGTACCGCGCTGGCTGCGCGGTGCGAGGCTGAGGGCGTGCCGCTGGCGGTGCCGCCGCTGGCCCTGTGCACGGACAACGCGGCGATGATTGGCGCCGCCGCGTATCTCAAATGGCAAACGGGTGAGTTTGCCGATCTGAACTTCAAGGCGGAGCCGGGGCTGTCCCTGGAAGAGTGGTCCGTACGGGCTGACTAA
- a CDS encoding SAF domain-containing protein — translation MHKWISALIGMFIMAGSVVCFIFYMKAYEQDLTMMVTYKPKSMIYSGELIKEEMIQQVEIPVVQHVDNAITNKSEIVGKLAAIPIGESEEFLSWKLEKDNIFPQEGESYYGFEVTGIQAVNNMLRRGDRIQVWTEIDPAKREAEDAKGGDLSEAPSDASNLSDSSNPADLAQPDDLTQTTAPDPASPAQSLSTNVSPAVELILQDVKVASVKDTEGHEITDAKPTTLGNLKGLTPEERDQFRFQGFRTSATGFPATITLIMTPAQYNRFTEGRQRGILRFGLDNPFLTLKEESTREKGAKP, via the coding sequence ATGCACAAATGGATATCAGCGCTCATCGGCATGTTCATCATGGCGGGGAGCGTGGTTTGCTTCATTTTTTACATGAAAGCCTATGAGCAAGATTTAACCATGATGGTGACGTACAAGCCGAAATCTATGATTTATTCGGGTGAACTGATCAAGGAGGAGATGATTCAGCAAGTAGAAATTCCGGTTGTACAGCACGTGGACAATGCCATTACGAACAAGAGTGAGATTGTCGGTAAGCTGGCCGCCATACCGATCGGGGAGAGCGAGGAGTTCCTCTCATGGAAGCTGGAGAAGGATAACATATTCCCACAGGAAGGTGAGAGTTACTACGGTTTTGAAGTAACGGGGATACAAGCGGTGAACAACATGCTGCGCAGGGGAGATCGGATCCAAGTATGGACGGAGATTGATCCGGCTAAGAGAGAGGCCGAAGATGCAAAAGGAGGAGATTTATCTGAAGCTCCAAGCGACGCTAGTAACCTCAGCGACTCTAGTAATCCAGCGGATCTTGCCCAACCAGACGACTTAACCCAAACAACCGCTCCTGACCCTGCAAGCCCCGCTCAATCCTTATCCACTAATGTTTCCCCCGCTGTTGAACTTATTTTGCAAGATGTGAAAGTCGCCTCAGTAAAGGATACGGAAGGTCATGAAATTACCGATGCCAAACCTACCACCTTAGGCAATCTGAAGGGTTTGACCCCGGAAGAACGGGACCAGTTCCGTTTTCAAGGATTCAGGACCTCCGCAACAGGCTTCCCCGCAACAATCACCCTCATCATGACACCCGCGCAATACAATCGATTTACAGAGGGACGGCAACGCGGAATATTACGATTTGGCTTAGATAACCCGTTCTTAACCCTGAAAGAGGAATCCACTCGAGAGAAAGGAGCGAAGCCGTGA
- a CDS encoding AAA family ATPase produces the protein MKIVLAVTTPEIGERMMEWMPEPKRAEVCYTDKELITRTAQQGDELTHIFVMEDLFKDEYPWDWMPRLRRSCPQANIVLSQHHQEDPLFREVKISLGLEFNIGMIPPYGIFQDVIHELSTRFFNSRKITNSTGGNLISFLSAAPKDGSTSVAISTALALAKNTGKSIALLDLNFKSPEIQDQLRLKGAKGFPYIQAECDSGTLSPDTLLRACLPMPGTPNLHILTGLRRREWAERILSEEIGHLLEVARETFDIVIADVHSFPDQAATVECVRNADIRFVVVQPLVTSYESAWHDWYRGVWSYFGLGERDFRMILNRSVSGGHNAQDVRKSTGFEPVAVLPDLGSPEGAKAVNEGIPLYCSEGRSAEEFKGEIGTLSRWIADQAGIQWIEQPSTSQTRARHKSIAMILPFMKNFK, from the coding sequence GTGAAGATTGTTCTCGCGGTAACCACACCGGAAATCGGTGAGCGAATGATGGAATGGATGCCGGAACCGAAGCGTGCAGAGGTTTGTTATACCGACAAAGAACTGATTACACGAACCGCGCAGCAAGGAGACGAGCTTACTCATATATTCGTTATGGAAGATTTGTTTAAGGATGAATACCCCTGGGATTGGATGCCTCGGCTGCGCCGCAGTTGTCCTCAGGCGAATATCGTTTTAAGCCAGCATCACCAGGAAGATCCGCTTTTTCGGGAAGTAAAGATTAGTCTGGGCTTGGAGTTTAACATTGGAATGATACCCCCCTATGGTATTTTCCAGGATGTTATACATGAACTGAGCACACGCTTCTTCAATTCTCGTAAAATCACGAATTCAACAGGGGGCAATCTCATAAGCTTTCTGTCTGCTGCTCCCAAAGACGGTTCGACTTCGGTTGCCATATCCACGGCGCTGGCACTGGCCAAGAACACCGGCAAATCAATTGCCCTGTTGGATCTCAACTTCAAATCTCCTGAGATTCAGGATCAGCTACGCTTGAAAGGCGCCAAGGGATTTCCTTATATTCAGGCGGAATGCGACTCGGGCACACTCTCACCGGATACGCTCTTGCGCGCATGTCTCCCTATGCCGGGAACGCCTAATCTTCATATTCTAACGGGATTGCGCAGAAGAGAATGGGCGGAGAGAATTCTGTCTGAGGAGATCGGACACTTGCTTGAAGTGGCCAGAGAAACGTTTGATATTGTCATTGCGGACGTTCATAGCTTCCCTGATCAAGCGGCGACAGTCGAATGTGTGCGAAATGCGGATATACGGTTCGTTGTAGTACAACCGCTCGTTACAAGCTACGAAAGTGCGTGGCATGATTGGTATCGCGGGGTGTGGTCCTATTTTGGATTGGGTGAGCGAGATTTCCGAATGATCCTGAACCGTTCTGTCAGCGGCGGTCATAATGCGCAGGACGTGCGTAAGAGCACAGGGTTTGAGCCCGTCGCGGTGCTTCCCGATTTAGGGTCCCCTGAAGGCGCCAAAGCGGTAAACGAGGGAATCCCTCTCTACTGCTCGGAAGGTCGTTCCGCGGAGGAGTTCAAGGGAGAGATTGGTACACTCAGCCGGTGGATTGCAGATCAAGCCGGAATTCAGTGGATTGAACAGCCGTCGACTTCCCAAACAAGAGCGAGACATAAGTCCATCGCGATGATTCTGCCTTTTATGAAAAATTTTAAGTAA
- a CDS encoding ATPase, T2SS/T4P/T4SS family: MKAYGSPNKRERYSILEQLKNMQAKAEHSNPDSANSVQQRGYELKDLHEVVKLVQEELKTNTGLLMRNLDYKEVIHRAGLGHPQAQEQVKAMIKKIIQDRQIYVTSGGILERMGLNEAVFALSIGAGYIEDLYKQKDVEEVQVNDRDIFVMRNGVSVKHAQQFDSTEQVIRLQERLALYGRARINEQHPICHTYMYNRARLTMTQPNYSAFPTITIRNFILKDPSLSSLQDQGTLNAPMSRLLSLLVQFHASIIVAGGTKTGKTTTLYALSREIPMKERVLTLETEFEMMLHERLGGGRNIVPFQAVNELGISMEEAFKPLLRNSPDRIIVGEIRGAEASQAVQAALRGHDTMVSLHSKYRSMIISDIMDMVKQDGRSHDDKLLRHRIARAFNIVIFQRLVKENEFKSRRVITEISEICASDDGEVSLVPLIVWNHSAKTWERTGNRLSNELIEHMESYGADRELLERIGADEW, encoded by the coding sequence GTGAAAGCATACGGGTCCCCTAACAAACGTGAACGTTACTCTATTCTCGAACAATTAAAGAATATGCAAGCGAAAGCGGAACATTCAAACCCGGATTCGGCAAATTCTGTGCAACAGAGGGGTTATGAGCTTAAGGATTTACATGAAGTTGTGAAACTTGTTCAGGAAGAGTTGAAGACGAACACCGGATTACTCATGCGGAACTTGGACTACAAGGAAGTTATACACCGCGCGGGTCTGGGCCATCCTCAAGCACAGGAACAAGTCAAGGCTATGATCAAAAAAATCATACAAGACCGGCAAATCTATGTCACTTCCGGCGGTATATTGGAACGGATGGGGCTGAATGAAGCCGTATTTGCCCTTTCCATCGGCGCGGGATACATTGAGGATTTATACAAGCAGAAGGACGTAGAGGAAGTGCAAGTGAACGACCGCGACATCTTTGTTATGAGGAACGGCGTTTCCGTCAAACATGCTCAGCAATTTGATTCAACGGAACAAGTAATCAGGCTGCAGGAGCGCCTTGCACTTTACGGTCGGGCACGTATTAACGAGCAACATCCGATCTGCCATACCTATATGTATAATCGCGCCAGACTTACCATGACCCAGCCGAATTATTCCGCATTTCCTACGATAACCATTCGAAACTTTATCCTCAAAGATCCATCCCTAAGTTCATTGCAAGATCAAGGAACTTTAAATGCTCCCATGAGCCGTTTGTTATCTTTGCTAGTCCAGTTTCATGCCTCCATCATCGTCGCCGGAGGTACCAAAACAGGCAAAACCACCACATTATACGCCCTATCCAGAGAAATTCCTATGAAAGAGCGTGTGCTTACACTGGAAACCGAATTCGAAATGATGCTGCATGAAAGATTAGGCGGAGGACGCAATATCGTTCCATTTCAAGCGGTGAATGAGCTCGGCATCTCCATGGAAGAAGCTTTCAAGCCTTTGCTTCGCAACAGTCCGGATCGGATTATTGTCGGAGAAATTCGCGGCGCTGAAGCCTCGCAGGCGGTACAGGCCGCGCTCAGAGGTCACGACACGATGGTGAGTCTGCATTCCAAGTACCGGAGTATGATTATATCCGACATTATGGACATGGTGAAACAGGACGGACGGTCGCATGACGATAAGCTGCTGAGGCATCGCATCGCGCGGGCGTTCAATATTGTTATTTTTCAAAGGTTAGTGAAAGAGAATGAATTCAAGAGCAGGAGGGTTATAACTGAAATCAGTGAAATTTGTGCATCCGACGACGGTGAAGTTAGCTTGGTTCCTCTTATTGTGTGGAATCATAGCGCAAAAACCTGGGAGCGAACAGGAAACCGTCTGAGCAACGAGCTCATCGAGCATATGGAAAGCTACGGGGCGGATCGGGAGTTGTTGGAACGGATAGGTGCGGATGAATGGTAA